In Metarhizium brunneum chromosome 3, complete sequence, a genomic segment contains:
- the mus-53 gene encoding DNA ligase 4, protein MSGFNRAKSPDADAEREEEMQYGAVGLTKEELEKKYPNRPHNHSKTLLFSELFLQLFNPLNENKKQPAAGPARKKGPHGATTLSPQEQRRHIIERFINRWRKEVGNDFYPALRLILPDKDRDRGVYGLKENAIGKLLVKLIKIDKNSEDGYNLLHWKLPGQTMAARLAGDFAGRCYEAISKRPMRIEVGDMTIAEVNEQLDKLAASAGEAENLRVFETFYNRMNAEEMLWLIRIILKQMKVGATEKTFLYLWHPDGETLFSVSSSLRRVCWELYDPDVRLEQEEAGISLMQCFQPQLAQFQMPASFQKMTELLRPTEDDAEFWIEEKLDGERMQMHMVGDASHPGGKRFCFWSRKAKDYTYLYGDGVLDENSSLTRHLKDAFAPGVRNLILDGEMITWDMAVDKIVPFGTLKTAAIAEQQNKSGSDASGHRPLYRVFDILYLNDKPLTQYTLRDRHRALEKAIKPVHRRLEIHAYKSATTADAIEPMLREVVANASEGLVLKNPRSMYRLNSRNDDWLKVKPEYMSEFGESLDCLVIGGYYGSGKRGGTLSSFLCGLRVSQNHIQAGDNPEKCYSFFKVGGGFRGEDYAEIRHRTEGKWVEWDRRNPPTEYVELGGGEGRQLERPDVWIRPRDSVVLSAKAASVGPSDSFAMGYTLRFPRFRRLRLDRAWDSALSVDEFEELKRQVDREAKEKAMTVEDRKRRHPKRAKRSVVIAGEDATAVASRGAASHVFDGLEFCVLSESLRPWRKTKAQLEAVIKENGGAVSQRAVAGTRMVLVADKNVVKVASLIKGGNANIIRPKWIRDCVEQGGDFLLPYEEGHLFHATEALGAVAAKNTDMYGDSYARDVSVDGLRGIVGAMPKVEEAFDGDRFLVELEERGKGIAELRGFMMRRCVVHFRAADGVDGPTGKLVHYVMYTGGKVVDSLREGVTHVVVVGDDAMQVGEAADTARRQVSPWAKVPRVLGHGWVLDCWKERTLLDEEKYVIS, encoded by the exons ATGAGCGGCTTCAACAGGGCCAAGTCGCcagatgccgatgccgagcgTGAGGAGGAAATGCAGTATGGCGCAGTCGGCTTGACGAAAGAAGAGCTCGAGAAAAA GTACCCAAACAGGCCGCACAATCACTCCAAAACCCTGCTCTTTTCCGAGCTGTTCCTCCAGCTCTTTAACCCGCTCAATgagaacaagaagcagccCGCGGCTGGTCCGGCTCGCAAGAAGGGCCCTCACGGCGCAACTACGCTCTCGCCGCAAGAGCAGAGACGCCACATCATCGAGAGATTCATCAACAGGTGGCGCAAAGAAGTCGGCAACGACTTCTATCCCGCGCTGCGGCTGATTCTGCCCGACAAGGACCGCGACCGTGGTGTCTACGGGCTCAAGGAGAACGCCATCGGCAAGCTACTGGTCAAGCTCATCAAGATTGACAAAAACTCTGAAGATGGCTACAATCTCTTGCACTGGAAGCTGCCCGGCCAGACAATGGCGGCTCGACTGGCTGGCGACTTTGCCGGCCGATGCTACGAGGCCATTTCCAAGAGACCGATGCGGATCGAGGTGGGCGACATGACCATTGCCGAGGTAAATGAGCAGCTGGACAAGTTGGCCGCATCGGCTGGAGAGGCGGAAAACCTGAGGGTATTTGAGACGTTTTACAACCGCATGAACGCCGAGGAGATGCTGTGGCTCATCCGCATCATCCTCAAGCAAATGAAGGTCGGTGCCACAGAGAAGACTTTCCTCTACCTGTGGCACCCGGACGGCGAGACGCTATTCAGCGTGTCGTCGAGCCTGAGGCGCGTGTGTTGGGAGCTGTACGACCCGGACGTCAGGCTGGAGCAGGAAGAAGCCGGCATATCGCTGATGCAGTGCTTCCAGCCGCAACTGGCCCAATTCCAGATGCCCGCCTCTTTCCAAAAGATGACGGAGCTGCTGCGGCCGACAGAGGATGACGCCGAGTTTTGGAtcgaggagaagctggaTGGGGAGCGAATGCAGATGCACATGGTGGGTGATGCCTCCCACCCCGGAGGCAAACGCTTTTGTTTCTGGTCACGCAAGGCAAAAGACTACACATACCTATACGGCGACGGCGTGCTGGACGAAAACTCCAGCTTGACGCGCCATTTGAAAGACGCCTTTGCCCCCGGTGTTCGGAATCTCATACTGGATGGGGAGATGATCACATGGGACATGGCGGTCGACAAGATCGTCCCCTTTGGCACCCTGAAAACCGCCGCCATTGCAGAGCAGCAGAACAAGTCCGGCTCCGACGCATCAGGTCACCGGCCCCTGTATCGCGTCTTTGACATATTATACCTCAACGACAAGCCTCTCACGCAGTACACCCTTCGCGACCGGCACCGCGCCCTCGAAAAGGCAATCAAGCCCGTTCACCGGCGCCTCGAAATCCACGCGTACAAGAGCGCCACGACGGCCGACGCCATCGAGCCCATGCTCCGAGAAGTCGTGGCCAACGCCTCCGAAGGCCTGGTGCTGAAGAACCCACGCTCCATGTACAGACTCAACAGCCGCAACGACGACTGGCTCAAGGTGAAGCCCGAGTACATGTCCGAGTTTGGCGAATCGCTCGACTGCCTCGTGATAGGCGGGTACTACGGCTCCGGCAAGCGAGGCGGCACGCTGTCCAGTTTCCTGTGCGGGCTCCGCGTGTCCCAGAACCACATACAGGCCGGCGACAACCCCGAAAAATGCTACAGCTTCTTCAAGGTGGGCGGCGGGTTCCGCGGCGAGGACTACGCCGAGATACGGCACCGCACCGAGGGAAAATGGGTCGAGTGGGACAGGAGGAACCCGCCGACCGAGTACGTCGAGCTCGGCGGCGGGGAGGGCAGGCAGCTCGAGCGGCCGGACGTGTGGATCCGGCCGCGGGACTCGGTCGTGCTCTCCGCAAAGGCGGCCAGCGTCGGCCCGTCCGACAGCTTCGCCATGGGGTACACGCTGCGGTTCCCCCGGTTCCGCCGGCTGCGCCTCGACCGCGCGTGGGACTCGGCACTGTCGGTGGACGAGttcgaggagctcaagcGCCAGGTGGACCgggaggccaaggagaaggccATGACGGTGGAGGACAGGAAACGCAGACACCCCAAGCGCGCCAAGAGGAGCGTCGTGATTGCGGGCGAGGACGCGACGGCCGTGGCGTCCCGGGGCGCGGCGTCGCACGTGTTTGACGGTCTCGAGTTTTGCGTGCTCTCCGAGTCGCTCAGGCCGTGGAGGAAGACAAAGGCGCAGCTGGAGGCCGTCATCAAGGAAaacggcggcgccgtctcgCAGCGGGCCGTCGCGGGCACGCGCATGGTTCTCGTCGCGGACAAGAATGTCGTCAAGGTGGCGAGCTTGATCAAGGGCGGCAACGCCAATATTATACGCCCCAAGTGGATCAGGGACTGCGTCGAGCAGGGTGGCGATTTTCTGCTGCCCTACGAGGAGGGCCACCTGTTTCACGCGACCGAGGCGCTGGGCGCTGTTGCGGCCAAGAACACGGACATGTACGGAGATAGCTATGCGCGCGACGTCTCGGTGGACGGGCTGAGGGGGATAGTGGGCGCCATGCccaaggtggaggaggccTTTGACGGGGACCGTTTTCTGGTCGAGCTGGAAGAGAGGGGCAAGGGCATCGCGGAGCTGAGGGGGTTCATGATGAGGCGGTGCGTGGTGCATTTTCGAGCCGCGGACGGCGTGGACGGGCCGACGGGGAAGCTGGTCCATTATGTCATGTACACGGGCGGCAAGGTGGTGGACAGCCTGCGCGAGGGCGTCACGCACGTGGTGGTCGTgggcgacgacgccatgcaagtcggggaggcggcggacaCGGCCAGGAGACAAGTGAGCCCCTGGGCCAAGGTGCCGCGTGTTTTGGGACATGGGTGGGTTCTAGACTGCTGGAAGGAGAGGACATTGCTAGACGAGGAGAAGTATGTGATTTCATAG
- the corA gene encoding Cobalt/magnesium transport protein CorA, which translates to MASEKQPDEQAPSPDPPRPQTSSDLHAAYHPGVDAQNLSPRRAEPRKRSARSDTEIYRDSFLSPVLVRRRSSRTNTFKTVDDCDDFDTYGALPGWQPGSEPGYDPELPDGGHASMPALSAECDITVVDFALERMAKQHFNNESFIAFLDKPKEAWAKCRWINVNGLSWDVIQAVGTNKGLHKLALEDVMNLRNRTKADWYPSHAFIVMTLQKLVHLVEDDDGSSTSSSAPSQTTAKRWLHSLGHKTAKQAERDPEHHARDARGGPVLADGSTLPETCMIRSLQRYHASGNEARTEYMEQHSSLAAYNMAVSAEQVSIFLTNDNTVISFFEVSADDVQRPIVTRLSTPGTSLRESCDASLLVQAIVDAIIDLAFPLTAVYTDLLGDLELDVLTAPSIKQCRRLYICISEINKMLRFLNPIDNLVNVLRDHRTHLTQELASRELENPASGVIVTPMTHTYLGDVLDHCILITEAMGQLKQSSENLINLIFNTISANQSASMQQLTMVTIIFLPLTFITGFFGQNFEGFPELHNGIWYFWACAVPTALATIVILMRDMIYAWFVRLVQRKQIVSLRKRKRRSRRV; encoded by the exons ATGGCCTCTGAGAAACAACCCGACGAGCAAGCGCCCTCACCAGACCCCCCGCGACCCCAAACCTCATCCGACCTCCACGCCGCATACCATCCCGGTGTCGACGCGCAGAACCTGTCGCCCCGACGCGCCGAACCTCGCAAGCGCTCAGCTCGCTCCGACACGGAAATCTACCGCGACTCCTTCCTGTCGCCTGTgctcgtccgccgccgcagctcGCGCACCAACACGTTCAAGACGGTCGATGATTGCGACGACTTTGACACGTACGGCGCCCTGCCGGGCTGGCAGCCTGGTTCCGAGCCGGGCTACGATCCTGAACTGCCTGATGGCGGCCACGCGTCCATGCCCGCGCTGAGCGCCGAGTGTGACATTACCGTTGTCGATTTCGCCCTGGAGCGCATGGCCAAGCAGCATTTCAACAACGAGTCCTTCATCGCGTTTTTGGACAAGCCAAAGGAAGCCTGGGCCAAGTGCCGCTGGATCAATGTCAATGGCTTGAGCTGGGACGTGATTCAGGCCGTGGGCACCAACAAGGGACTGCACAAGCTCGCGCTCGAGGATGTAATGAATCTGCGGAACAGAACAAAAGCCGACTG GTATCCCAGCCATGCCTTCATCGTCATGACGCTTCAGAAACTGGTCCACCTtgttgaagacgacgatggctCATCCACCTCGAGCAGCGCGCCGTCTCAAACCACCGCCAAGCGTTGGCTACACAGCCTCGGCCACAAGACAGCGAAGCAGGCGGAAAGAGACCCCGAGCACCACGCCCGCGATGCCCGCGGCGGACCAGTCCTGGCCGACGGCTCAACACTGCCAGAAACATGCATGATACGCTCGCTCCAGCGCTACCACGCGTCGGGAAACGAGGCCCGCACCGAATACATGGAGCAGCACTCCTCCCTGGCGGCCTACAACATGGCCGTCTCCGCCGAGCAGGTCTCCATCTTCCTCACCAACGACAACACGGTGATATCCTTCTTCGAGGTGTCGGCCGACGACGTGCAGCGGCCCATCGTCACCCGCCTCTCCACGCCGGGCACCAGCCTCCGCGAGTCCTGCGACGCCTCGCTCCTCGTCCAGGCCATCGTcgacgccatcatcgaccTCGCCTTCCCCCTGACCGCCGTCTACACCGACCTCCTGGGCGACCTGGAGCTGGACGTGCTCACGGCGCCGAGCATCAAGCAGTGCCGCCGCCTGTACATTTGCATCAGCGAAatcaacaagatgctgcGCTTCCTCAACCCCATCGACAACCTCGTCAACGTCCTCCGCGACCACCGCACCCACCTGACCCAGGAGCTGGCCAGCCGGGAGCTGGAAAACCCCGCCAGCGGCGTCATCGTCACCCCCATGACGCACACGTACCTGGGCGACGTGCTGGACCACTGCATCCTCATCACGGAAGCAATGGGCCAGCTGAAGCAGAGCTCGGAGAACCTGATTAATCTCAtcttcaacaccatctcgGCGAACCAGAGCGCGTCCATGCAGCAGCTGACCATGGTGACAATCATCTTCCTGCCCTTGACGTTTATCACGGGCTTCTTTGGGCAGAATTTCGAGGGGTTCCCGGAGCTGCACAACGGGATATGGTACTT TTGGGCGTGTGCTGTGCCGACGGCGCTGGCAACCATTGTCATTCTCATGCGGGACATGATATACGCCTGGTTTGTGCGGCTGGTGCAGCGCAAGCAGATCGTCTCGCTTcgcaagaggaagaggaggtcGCGGAGGGTCTGA
- the gch-1_1 gene encoding GTP cyclohydrolase 1 has product MPQSEPTDGRDTPISSASAGGEGKAKRRKSKNGNGGGGSGSGNSSGKRERGDQDDEAMAKLANGPHGDGLRRSSISKPGRDRRDEPEPRTKRQKREKRDKSEKRRQTAADNDEASSSGSKRDASRSRSLARLESPVIDFDGLSRPSVGARDRLEEDPEAAAARLDRIKGAVRTILECVGENADREGLLATPERYAKAMLYFTRGYEQNVLDIVNGAIFQEGHSEMVIVKDVDVYSVCEHHLVPFTGKMHIGYIPNNAVIGISKLPRIAEMFARRLQIQERLTKEVANAIFEVLRPQGVAVVMESSHLCMVMRGVQKTSSTTVTSCMLGCFERRDKTRNEFLSLINVNAR; this is encoded by the coding sequence ATGCCCCAATCAGAACCCACCGACGGCCGAGACACGCCCATCTCATCTGCATCTGCGggtggagaaggaaaagCAAAGAGGCGCAAAAGTAAGAACGGtaatggcggcggcggcagcggcagcggcaacagCAGCGGGAAGCGCGAAAGAGGTGaccaggacgacgaggccatggccaagctggcaAACGGCCcccacggcgacggcctgCGCCGCTCTAGCATCAGCAAACCAGGCCGCGACCGCCGCGACGAGCCTGAGCCCAGGACCAAGCGCCAGAAGCGGGAGAAGCGCGACAAGAGCGAGAAGCGCCGCCAGACAGCAGCAGACAACGACgaggccagcagcagcggcagcaagcGAGACGCCTCGCGGTCGCGGTCCCTGGCGCGCCTGGAGAGCCCCGTCATCGACTTTGACGGGCTGAGCCGGCCCAGCGTGGGCGCCCGCGACCGCCTGGAGGAGGAccccgaggcggcggcggcgcggctcGACCGCATCAAGGGAGCCGTCCGCACCATCCTCGAGTGCGTGGGCGAGAACGCGGACCGCGAGGGCCTCCTGGCCACGCCGGAGCGCTACGCCAAGGCCATGCTGTACTTTACGCGCGGCTACGAGCAAAACGTGCTCGACATTGTCAACGGCGCCATCTTCCAGGAGGGCCACTCCGAGATGGTCATTGTCAAGGACGTCGACGTCTACTCGGTCTGCGAGCACCACCTGGTGCCCTTTACGGGCAAGATGCACATCGGCTACATCCCGAAcaacgccgtcatcggcatcTCCAAGCTGCCCCGCATCGCCGAGATGTTTGCGCGCCGCCTGCAGATCCAGGAGCGCCTCACCAAGGAGGTGGCCAACGCCATCTTCGAGGTCCTGCGGCCCCAgggcgtcgccgtcgtcatggaGTCGAGCCACCTGTGCATGGTGATGCGCGGCGTGCAaaagacgagcagcaccACCGTCACGAGCTGCATGCTCGGCTGCTTCGAGCGGAGGGACAAGACGCGCAACGAGTTTCTCAGCCTAATCAACGTCAATGCCCGCTGA